gtacCTTTGATTCCGGAAAATgaaaatcaataaataaataaaaattgagTTTTGCCTGACTCCATTGTCACCAACCACTCTTGGGACAAGGGGTTGCAAAGTAAAATAAACCTTCCCCAAAATGTtcaaaatcaaagaaaactagAAACAAAGCAAAATACTCTCCACTCAGTCCCTAATATGGGTCAAAAGTCCACAAGAAAGTTCCTCTACTCATTTCAACTAACAATATAATTACCCTCACACCGACTCCATCAAACACAGCTGGGATACAGAAATATGGGGTTAAAACCCTTCCTGGCTTTTTCAAGGGGTCCAAAATCAatacaaaaaataaataaactgcTCCTTTCCAGGCACAAAActgaaaacaaacacaaaagGTTAAAATGGAAACTAAATCAAAATATCATTGTTTGAGCTAATGATGCACTCCAGCTCCCCACCGCCACACCCATGGGTCCCAAAAGGCCACCATACTAGTGagcactgcctgctcccactccagggaaacccAAGCACAGACATAACCATGAAAGAGGGGCAAACAGTCAGAACCGAATGGGCACCTCCTTAGCCTGCTGTTAATGGAAAAGAATTTGTGCTTGCAATTTCAATGGCTGTTCACTAAAATTAATGTGGACTACATTGTAGTATTATTATTGTTTGACTGTTTCTACAACCTGTCGTAATCACAGTTACAGACTGCAGGTTCACAGCTAGATTTACAGCGCAAGAGGTTAGTAAGGGTTTTGGTTGTTTGATTTGAGGCGATGTACTTGAATGCATTTAACTCGATTGAATGGGCTTTTATGAATTAGAGGTTTTATTATACGATAAAAACTAATAGATATTTAgtagtttattttattttatctctGCATGACTCCTGAGATCTTAATGAGAACAGGACCAACGTAACCATATTGACAAACTAGACAAAGATCTAGGGTGCCAatgactgatttttaaaattaatatgttATGTCTTGCAAATTAAAATATCAAACATTGTACTTGTAAAACTGTGTCTCATTGCCATCACAGAAATTGAGTTATGTATTTCATATTTAAAATGAAACAGTTGCTTAAAATTGTTTCAGAAAATTAACACTACAGCATTAAAAAAGAATCCATTTAGAGTTAAGTAATGTAAAAGCAATGCGGAACATACAAAGgaacaagcaaaacaaaattaTTCCCTCTTCAAACATGTTTGATTTGACAAATAATGATTTGGAAGCAGTTCACAATGTCAGGCTGACTCCAAGATGAAGCCAAAGGAAAGGCAGCACATTTGAAGATGAAGGTACCTCACAGCATAAAACTAACACTGAAGATGAAAAAACAGTTTGAGAAACCTGCACTCATTTGCAGATATTTGTGCCAAGGTTGAAGTAAAATGAAACAGAAGAACAGAAGGTTCACTACCTTtatatttaattggaagcattagctttcggagcgctgctccttaatcaggtgattgtgggtcccacaaccacctgatgaaggagcagtgctccgaaagctagtgcttccaattaaacctgttgtgtgatttttaactttgtacaccctagtccaacaccagcacttccagaTCACGACTACCTTTAGATTGTAATGTTTGTCTTGATGATCAAGAAGATAATTGTTTAGTTCTAGCAGAGGTAGATACCTCTCTGAAAGGATGTATGATTTTTCAGGATTGTCATGAGGTGATAGTATGGAACTGGTGCAGTCAGAAAACTCTCAATTCCTTATGTGGTCAGTCTTCCCTGGGTTCCCTGGTTCTATCTGAGGATTTGGAAGATGAAGTTGCAGCAAGTTATAGTAAGGAGACCCTGCCATGATCATGTACAAAAGAATCTTATGAAACATGGACACAAACAAGTTCAATAATTTAACTTTACAAGgaatgaaataaatgaaaattCTCTCAACATCACTGGAAAAAAAAGTGCCAGTGGAGAAGAAATATCGATAGTGTTTAAAACACTTAGTGTCAAAAAATTCAGTACTTTACTTCATCTGCAGATTGTTTAAGAGTCATGCAGTCTGTATCTCACTTACTTAAAAAGGTTCAAAGGATTGGAAAAACATGTCTTCAATTCTGTCTTCTCATTAAAAAAATCCTGAAAATTTGATAAACatacaagccactcaccatccaggctcgaaaatatattgttgttccttaaGTCATCTGcacaaagtcctggaactccctctttaatggcattgtggagcTATCTACAGCAAATGGATTGTAAGAGTtaaagaagatagctcaccaccaatttctcaaggcCTAACCAATGGTGCCCACACCCTGCAAGTGAAAAGAAATAGAAAGAACTTCACCTGCTAttgaaaaacagaaataattGATGTGGGAAATTTATATTAATCATGACTGAAGAAGAAGAAAAATACTAGAGTCAAATATTGGAGGGTGTCATATAATGAGAATTTTAGGGTTAGTACCATTGAAGGAGATGAGTGTTGCTTTTAGTCTAAGTGTCTTCAACAAGAAGGTATCTATTGAGAACTTATGTTGCTAACACTTGGTAAGTAAAGATAAAGTgttatggagctgaaaatgttttgctggaaaagtgcagcaggtcaggcagcatccaaagagcaggagaatcaacgtttcgggcatgagcctttctgcAGGAAAGTGTTATGGACTAAACCAGACAACTGAAAGCATTCTTAAGcatgcagcccagaccataactttgcaacttgtttcagtaagtgtacagtgaaaattacccggtgTAAGGTAGCTAGGTTGAATACCAGGTTTTACAACAGAcaaaagtttattcacaaaattacacaatgaaacacaaagaacagaataactaCAGAACTTAGTCTATCCAAACCAGACATAATTGTgttgttccgaatatacacaacagtcccaataagcaaactcccttaaaACATAGTGAAAAAATGGAATAGATGCTTACAGGCTGAAGTTAGAAGAGCAGAAAGAGAGTGAGCCTGTTCTCACAGTTCACTGCTGAGCTCCTAACTAgctctggactgaactgctcagccaatgagctgaccattcccctttcattatataggtcactttggcctgaagtctcatctgtttacatataaacaaaaaggcctgtcaataccctttaatctgtgtaccaaaccagtctaatcagaACCGGGAGTtagtttatgacccctctgaaaaaaccaAGGACTCAgcatctttgagaaaaggaaaggtttttagaaaaaagggaccagctttgtgacaaaaagcaatggtgtGCAAAGGAGAATAGTAGAAATGAATCCTCAGATACTTTTGTCCCTTAAATCCCAGAAGTTGGTAATCAATAATGCTTACAGATATTGTTTGGAGCTAAATAATCTTTTTGGCCTGAGTTTTATTTCAAATTCAGCATGTCTTTGTAAGTATGTCATATTCATGTGCGTACTCTAACTTTGAAACCAATCAGTCAACCAAGATGGGAAAGTCAAACGGATACATTGAACCCTCTTCAATATGAAATTGAAAATATCTGTAAGGCATTAATTTCTAATATACTATCATAACGGGATCATCTGGCAATTTAGTACATTTCGATGCAGAAGCTCTTGCAAACGTATAGTTTCGCTCAATTTCTGGTATGATATCTTGTTTGAGATCAACCTTACCAGTAAGAAACTTCAGGCAATGGGCTTCAACATGTATTTCTGCTGTGCAACAGCCCAAGAAGTTCCAGGAGGAATATAGGAGTAACaaagcatttgaaaagacacgagTAAATTCTCATGAGTTTGTTGAGGAATTTGAACTGCCAACAAATTTGAAACCAGAACTAACATTTATTCAGAGAACAAGGCGACAATTCGTTTTTGAGGCAATAGATGAATTGATTCAAGATCCAAATCAAAAATTAAACTTCCGCTTTTCAGTCCTAGTCACTGCAATACAACAGTTAAAGAATTATTTGAACAGTTCCAAAGGTTTGATTCAGTATTTGGTTTTCTCAATGGTCTGCATAGTTTTCATATTAACACATCAGAACAGACATTTGGAAAATTGCTTGAAGCTAGAATCAGCATTACTACATAGAAATTCAAAATATATTGTTGCAGTAGATGTGTGCAGTGAACTGAAGGCTCTTTCACAATAACTTCCAAGACATCTTAAGACATATGTACTGAAGTTCATTTCTGAACACAGACTCACTTACAACCTTCCCTACATTCTCATTGCACCTCAGATTCTCTTGAATCTTGCAACTTCTGCTGCTACTGGGAAGAGTAACTTTACAAATTTAAATTAGATAAAGGCATACCTTCATTTTGCCAAGTTGCAAGAGAGATTTGTTGGTCTGGTAACCAACTTGATGAAACATGAAATAGTTTTGAAACTTTGTCTCAAATAATTTAGAGCCCAATGAGTAAAACCAAAGCACAAAAAGTAAATCTCTAAATGTTGTGATGTAATCGTGCTAGGATTGAGAAAAAgtagaaaaaaatcattttttatttatatttttacaTTGTTTAGTTTGAATGCCAGTTAAGTAAAAGCAAAATTTAATTCTAGACTTCTCATTTTTCTCTGGGTTGAATATGTGCGGTGGAAGGGATAGTGAGAGAAGGATTAATAATTTGCCTAGAGTTCCAAACATCCTTGGGCCAGCTCTGCAAAAGTTGTATTGAATTTGAAAATTTATCTCTTTTCTTTTCTCCGTGGATGTTACCATAGCTGCTGGGTTTTTCTACAACTTCCTATTTTTATTCAAATGATCTCCAGTATCCAATGTTTTACTTGATGTCTTATTGTTCTACCCTGAGTTGTGAGAATCCCAATACCTAACTATTTCCCAGGAGGTCAGCCATTCATCACAAACAGTCTCTATTTTGATGCAATGATATTGATAATGCTGGTGTACTTCAGCTTTTTTCAACAATGACTTTAGGATCGTTGAGGACTCAGTGATGTGATATTGAAGGTTGGAGAGGTGGTACAGTTTTGAAATGGTCAGTTATTAATTGGCAACAATGTAGTGGTTACATGATTACTTTATAGAAAAAAAGATGTTAATGAGTAGATACCTAGAAATCATGACCAAGAACTCAAACCTAGTAATAAAGATAACATACTTTAAAATAATGTTTTGTCTTAGCTTTTAATGTTTAGAATTACCATGTAATATTGTATATTTTTCTTGACAGGATAACTTTAAAATGGGTGAGTACCAGGATTTGTTAACTCAGTCTCTTACTGCAACAAATCACGTTCAAGACTGTGCAATCATACGTTTGAAAAATCCCTCAGTGGTGACATCATCCATAGGATTCAAAGTAAGAATATTACATTTGTTATATATTTTTGGTGATATTCAGTACTTTTAGATTGTAATGTTTGTCTTTATGATTAAGAAAATAATTATCTAGTTCTAGCAGAGGCAGATACCTCTCCGAAAGGATATGTGATTCTTCAGGATTCTCATGAGGGTCTGGTGCAATCAGAAAAACTCTCAATTCCTTATGTGGTCAGTCTGCCCTGGGTTCCAGTGATGCTTTATTTGAGGATTAGGAAGGATTAGGATTGGCATTTATACAACCAATTTATTCTCTACATTGTGTCTATGACAGCAGATTTCATTCCTTTATTATAGAATGAATATCATAGAATTAAGAAATgattctctctgtcactgatgaaTTAGacgatttagagtcatagaaatgtacaacatagacatagacccttcagtccaacccgtccatgacaaccagatatcccaaaccaatcgagtcccatctgccagcacctagcccatatccctccaaatctttccttttcatatatccatccaaatgccttttaaatgttgcaattgtaccagccttcaccatttcctctggcagctcattccatacacgtaccaccctctgcgtgaaaaagttgcccttaggtctcttttatatctttctcctctcaccctaaacctatgccctctagttctggactcccccactccagggaaaatactttgtctatttatcctatccatgcccctcataattttgtaaacctctataaggtcatccctcagcctccgatgctccagggaaaacaaccctagtctattcagcctctccctatagctcaaatcatccaaccctggcaacatccttgtgaatcttttctgaaccctttcaaggttcacaacatctttccgataggaaggaaaccagaatttcacgcaatattccaacaatggctttaccaatgtcctgtacagctgcaacatgacctcctaattcctgtactcaaatctctgaccaataaaggaaagcagaccaaataccttcttcactatcctatcaacctccaactccactttcaaagatctacgaacctgcactccaaggttcctttgttcagcaacactccctaggaccttaccattaagtgtataactcccaaaatgcagcacttcacatttatctgaattagactccatctgccacttgtcagccattgggccatctgatcaagttcctgttgtaatctgaagtaaccttcttcgctgtccactacacctccaattttggtgtcatctgccaacttactaactggaTCTCTTATGCTCaccaccaaatcatttatataaatgacgaaaagtagaggacccagcactgatccttgtggtacttcactggtcacaggcctccattctgaaaaacaaccctccaccaccaccctctgtcttctacctttgagccagttctgtattcaaatggctagttctccctgtattccgtgagatctaaccttgcttatcagtctcccatggggaaccttgtcgaacaccttactgaagtccatatagatcacatctattgctctgccctcatcaatcttcattgttacttcttcaaaaaactcaatcaagtttgtgagacatgatttcccatgcacaaagccatgttgactatccctaatgagtccttgcccttccaaatacatgtacatcctatccctcaggattccctccaacaacttgcctaccactgacgccacgctcactggtctatagttccctggcttgtccttaccacccttcttaaacagtggcaccacgtttgccaacctccagtcttccggcacctcacctgtgactgtcaatgatacaaatatctcagcaggaggcccagtaatcacttccctagcttccctcagagttggggtacacctgatcatgtccaggggatttatccacctttatgcatttcaagacatccagcacttgctcagcaGCACAGGCCCATTAGAGGTAGTAGCGTAAAAGGAATCTGTTGGGAAGGGAGTCCTGGGGGGTCTTCAACATTAAATGAATTCCGTGAAGTCTCATTGCATTAGGTCAAACAAGACAACCTCTTACTGATTCCAACTAATGCACACCCCTCCTTACCTCAGCTGATGACTCAGTATTATTTCATGTTGAACTCACATGGATTAAGAACAGGAGGTGGCAAAGGTACAGTATGTATTCTGAGTAGGTTGCTTCAAAAACCTCACTACCACTGCGGCTGACTGAGTTGGCCAAGTACTGAAGTACATAGTTACACTGGGTCTACAGCACTGGGTGAGGAAAGCAACAGAGTGAAAAGGTTGCTTGACATCATCCATTTTAATATTAGTAGCAGTGACCACCACATTGTCCTTATGGAGGTCAAGTCCCAACTTCATGCTGAGCACATTgatcattgtgttgtgtggcacgaCAACTGTGttaaatggcacagactttgcacaggtctagcaactcaaaactgagcAGTGATGAGGAGCTGTGGACCATCAGCAGTTACAGACTTGTATTTATCCAAGAATTGTGAATTTATAGCCGGACATATCCCATACTCTGCCAGTACGACCAAATCAGGAGATCAACACTAATTCAATGAAAAATGCAGGAGGACATTATAgaaacagcaccaggcatacctaaaagtaAGATGTCGAACTAGGGAAGCTACAGGACTCCTTGAATGCCAAACAGTGGAAGCAGCACGCAATAGACAGGGCTATGCAATCCCACAGTGATCAGATCTAATTTCTGCAGATTCTCCAGAATCACAGATGCAtgtcttcaaccaattcagttcactccatgaAATGTCAAGAAACACCTGAAGACATTGAATATTGAAAATCCTCTGGGTTCTGACATAATTCCGGCAAATACTAATCATTTGTGCTCAAGAACCTCTAGTGCACAAACTGttgcagtacagctacaacactggcatctatccaacaatgtggataaTTTCCCAAGTTTGTACTGTATGCATAAGGCAGGAAATTTTAACCttaccaattaccaccccatcagtctactcctgGTTATCAACAAGTGATAATTGGCTTGAGTTTCACCAGGGCCTCTAGGCTCTTgaactcattacagccttggtccaaacacgGACAAAACAGCTAAACaccagaggtgagagtgactgcccttgttACTAAGTCAGCATTAGAGTATGGTATCAAGGAGGCCCAGCAAAACGAGAGTCAGTAGGAATCAAGAGAAAAATTCTCctctggttggaatcatacttgGCGCAAAGGAAAATGTTTGTGGTTGTTCAGGGGCAGTCATTTCAGCCCAGAATATTATTACACGAGCTCATCAAGGAAGTAtcataggcccaaccatcttcagctcaaCAAATGGTCATTTGATCATAAAGAACACGAGTATTACAATCAAAGATATATTTTGTCAAGGTTTTTCATTCATTTGGACAATTTGCAAGTTATCAATAAAAAGTAAAACCAACATttatagaggaaccttgattatccaaaggataCAGGTatggagtatttcatttggttaattgaattctggataatcgaatccCAGATGGCATAGTTTATcaaagcattgggaccttgcgaccTTGCCAGGTAGTCCAAattttggataatcgaatgctggaaaATCAAATTTCCTCTGTATACTCTATAAGAAGAGAGTACTAATTGTTTGGCAAGTAGGTACTGATTGGTAGAAGCATTGCCATGGAAAATGAAGCGGTTAGTGAtgtttgacagttaactgccaggccTTATTTAGATTTTAAACATGCCAAATTGATGGTTGGTCTGCTTGGTTAAAGCATTGTCCTGTGAGCTGAGACAATAAATggctgccatttctttgtccaaTTGAAACTGACACAGTGCTTGTACTTGTTCTTCTGCAAAGTACAAGGTCTTGTGTATTTATGTATTTTCTTGTACATGCAGGTGCATTACCtgcatgtacaagaaaatgtaCAACCAATCCTAAATTGGTTATCAGTGTAATTTTTTTGCACAGTCAGATTctccagcaaatgttgtccaatcaCAAAATCATGAGTCAGAAGTGTAGTAGAACAATCTGCACTTCCCTAGATGAGTGCCGTTCCACTAACACTCAGGAATCTTaacaccatccaagataaagcaaTCCAGCTGACTGGCACCAgatccaccaccttaaacattcacactCTTCATCACTAATGCATATTGACTACCATTACAAAATGCACTACGTTAATTTATAATGGTTGCTTCAAAATCACCTTCCAAACATGCAACCTTTACCATCTTGAAGGAAAAGGATGGGAACACAAATACTTGTTAATTAtcttacaaatcccacaacacaTCCTGATTTGTATATGTATCTGGGTTCTTTCATTATCACTGCCATCTTCCTGCACTGTGGTgtacctacatcacatggactggAGTGATTTAAGATATTTGCTCACAATCATAATCTCCAAACAAATTAGGAATAGACAATTAATGCTATTTTCTTCAACATTATTATAAGATTTCAAGAAGTGGTCATTGTTTTGAATACTAATAATGAGCCAATAATAATTTGATTCATGTCTTCATCTAGGAATTTCTGAGTACTGATAGCAGGCCAAAAGCTGATGGATGAATTCAAGCACAAATTTTTGAGAAAGGTCGAAAAAGAGTTGGCAGACAGTGGTGTTTCCAAGAATTGTAGGGTTAAAAACATTGATGTGGTTGTGTAGTTAGAGGCTTGGATGGATTGAGGGTTGGTTTTGAAGGGGTATAATATTTATTTAGGAAAGAGTATAATGTTTATTTGGAGTGGAGGATATTGTTGAAGGCATCTgctgtttgaaaaaaaaccaTTGACCATATCGGTGGTACTGTATGAAAAGAGGCATACCAGGTGATTAGCAGCAACAATGATTGGCACACCCACCATGATGCAACAACCACATTTGCATAGTCTTCCACATCTGTTCATGATAAACGTTGTCAGGTAGTCGTCATTGGTATTCTGCTTCCAACATTTCAGCATCTGAATGTATTGTAATCAACTTGCTTTGAAAGATAGGATACAGAAAGCAACCAGTGTGTGTCATTAAATGAATAGTTTCCAATCAAATGGTTGTATTCAGCATCTCATGGAAAATCTATGCTCCATTGGGCATATTGATCAATAATGGATTCCAAGTTACTTTTCAACATAATTTCAAGATATGATTGAAACACTTAGCAATCACATATTGCATTAAACTATGTTTAACTGTCCTTGTATTAGGCATCTTCAGTAACACTAGATTTCAGTGAAGTGAAAAATTGGTGTCTGTAACTTGTTTTTTAGCTGGAATCCGAAGAAATTCAAGCCTTCCTGAAAGCTTTCAACCACCCAAGCAACTTCCGAGATGAAGGGCTTTACTTTAAGAATGTAACCTACTTATGTGTCAGAGCAGATAATAGTTCGGTGTATGGTAAACACGTAAGCTGAAATATGTTGCTAtctcttttaaaatattcttgttCAATTTTTATTCTATCTATGTTCATATTTTCAATTGAACCTT
Above is a genomic segment from Hemiscyllium ocellatum isolate sHemOce1 chromosome 3, sHemOce1.pat.X.cur, whole genome shotgun sequence containing:
- the pfn4 gene encoding profilin-4 — its product is MGEYQDLLTQSLTATNHVQDCAIIRLKNPSVVTSSIGFKLESEEIQAFLKAFNHPSNFRDEGLYFKNVTYLCVRADNSSVYGKHDNIGLVLVKTGSYIICATYREGMYPSVCVEAAEKLGDYFRSKGK